The genomic stretch gggaatcgaactcgggacctctggacaCGCAGGCGCTGtgcttaaccgctgagccactgCTCAGCTCGGTTtaagccttttattttaaaagcgtGCACAAATtatgattcagaaaaaaaaaacatgtcaaaTAAAGACAAGAGTTTTTAAAGCCATTTGTCATTATTTTACTACTTTTAAATTCTGACATAAGCTTTAAATATCTGCAAATAATTTAGtcagagttctttttaaaattctgttctataattataataaaattattgaaattttGAGAAATGTGTTACATACATTGTGCTGAGAACATAGTGCTGCCCCCATTTGAACTTACtaagataattttattatgtaaatgcTCAGTGTTTCTGTCATTGCGCTCTTCCTTCTGAATTGCCCTGAGGATTGCCATGTGTTGTTCTTCAGACTTGATGTCTGCTGTTTTAACTGGGTGTCAGTCAAgcttgttaaataaatgaatcagTCTCTTCACTTTAAATTCAAGGAAATGGAAAAGTATGAAAAATTGAGTGTCAAATTCTCTaccccacatttttatttttcatatgtaacttacaattttttaaattgtgtctaTGCTATAGAttactagtaaaaaaaaataagataaccTGGAAAAAtggtaaaacataaaagtaaaaaatgctTTAAGGTTACAATAAGTATTGCattcttttgagattttcttaattttgcaTCCATTATGACAGCCTCAAGACAAtcactttaaaaaacattttttaaattcttgttcTTTGCTTCCCTAGTttactgaagtttttttttttttttttaaatggggtttCACCGTGTAACCCAGGTTGACCTGGGAGTGGTGGGGTGTGTAGTGCAAGCATGTCTTAGAATCACAGCCATCCTGGCTcggtctcccaaatgctgggggtACAGCCCTTGTCGTCTTCACTGGTTTAGTTTTTTCTTCTCAAGTCATGAGTGGATTTGAGGGTTTCAGTCAGAGTATTTAGAggtttccctccctttttctttgaCAGGCCTTGAtttccagatcctcctgcctcaacctcaaGTGCTCAGTTGGAGTATACATCGTGCTTATTCCTGCTCAGTGCACGGAACTGAACAGAGCAGTTGTCACCAGTCACTTTCAGTCCCCCTTTTCTCATCTTCACATGCAGAAGTATCTACTAAATGACCTCAGTACTTTTTATGTAGTACATACGTGCTCATGAAGATGTTCAGTATGGCTCATCAAAGGTTAGGATATAGTCATTTCTACCACAGAGAATAAGACATTACTGAAAACCCGCAAgttataaaaattcataaattgaAAATAACAGCTGACTTTAGCCATAAGCAtactctgaattctttttttaaagatccacttatttttattttttaaaagagtttatttttttattatatatacagtgttctgtctccaagtatgcctgcatgccagaaaagggcaccagatctcattgaggatggttgtgagccaccatgtcgtttctgggaattgaactcaggacctctggaaaagcagccagtgttcttaacctctgagccatctctccagcccacatacTCTGAGTTCTACTGTATTACATGTGGCACAAAAATACTACTGCGCTTGTGGAAAATCCCATTAATGctgatttctctcctttttcttttccttaatcaCGTAAGAACAATTTCACATTATAGAAGCATGTATTGTAGTCAGGCCAGAGAAAAAGAGTTACATGtcagagagagtgggaactttACTTCCtgcagagagagaagtggagagacGCGAGGCTCCCAGTTGCATGCTTTGATGGGTCTGCTGATACATGGTGATGGATTTGTTCACTCACAGAGGGGCTTTATCTTTCACTGGGCATCGTGGTTTGCCCATCTGGGGACTCTCTTATATTTCTACTAAATAATTCTGAAGATCGTCATTTTCAGAATTTCTTCAGTTTTCtattgttattttaagatgtatctTTTCTAAGGGGTGGAGAGAAGCTTGGGTCTGTAACTTTCTGCtgtacaaggacctgagtttggatccccaatgCTCCTGTAAAAACTAGGCagtgtctgtaatctcagtgttgAGTTGGAGGtcggagacaggaagatccctttagctcattggccagccactTTAACCAAATCAACTTCACATTTAATGAAAAACCAGATCTCAGAAAGGTGGAGCTCAGTCAGGGAGGATGCCCAGTGCCAACCTTTGGCCACACTCAcacaaatgggatttttttttaatttaaaagaattatctTTTCTGAGTCTAGTACAGGCTAGACTATTTCCAGGTCCAGAGATAGCTAAGCGCCCTTGAGGTGAAGTGGGAGGTGAAACAGTGTGGTAAGCATTTTGATTTCGTTTCAGCAGAAGGTGGGGCAAGGACCTGAATTAACAGCTGAGATTTGAGCACGGGTTTGTTGTACTAAAGTTCCGTGTATGAAAAACCTACAAGATGATGCTTTCAttttgtaaagcattttcttgatttgttatataaatatacacatcgTTGTTTCTGCTAAAAGTGATGATGCCATTGACTTAAATTTCAGCATTGACTTAGAAAACTGACAGCAGATGCATTTCTGTAATTGTACCTGCCATAGCTTGATAAAATGCAGCTCAGATATCTTTCTATAAATTACATATGAACTTCCATACTGATAAATCATATACATTAAGAGCTTAATAAAACTTAAGTTTTGAAAAGGATGGGAAAGGtcaatgctttttcttttctagatttaGTGGATAATTTTGTACATGTCTTTGAAAATTAAAGGGTTTGGGTCACTAATTAATGATGATTATTTACCTAATTTAATGATACCTGTATGGTTTCTGCTCTTAACGCTTGTTTTCATGAAAGTCTTTAGATTAATCACTTTAAGAGGCTCTGTGTTATCAAATCATCTAATGTGTTAGCACCTACACTTGAGACACGGTATCCAACTGCCAGAAAAAAGCTTCTGTTTTAGAATGCACTTCTCCTAGATGTGCTGTGGGTTCTCGTAAAGGTAAAATATAACTCAAGAATGTGCATTGCAGACAGTAGAGATGTTGGTGGAAATAAACACCTCCAGGCCTGTGGAGGTCGGCAAGGGCTTCAAGGAGGACCTTCAGTTTGCATCATTTGCTCTCAGCCTTATTTGAATGGACAGAAGTCGCAGAATGCAAGAAAGAAAGTAGATTTGCtttattgaaacatttttatgaaggaaacacatgaaaggaaaatgagactttttctttttgcacAGAATTAATAAGCAGATGTATGTTATATGGATATTTACAAAGGATGCTTATGCCTCGGCTATTTTTGTTGTGATAATTACTTCTAGCAGGAGAATGTTAGTTTgaccaaataattattttatgacttaCTTACTCATTCTTCAAATACAGAACATGCCAAACTTGGTCCAGCAggaaggcaaacaaaacaaatctcggTAACTCCAGTGTAGTGTGGCATAGAAAACAGACTCAAGAAATGGCCCATGATTTGGAGAAAGAGCCACTTAGTATTTAATGTCTGTGAGTCTGGAAAGGCATAGCATTAGTCTCTAAAGCCTTGAGGTAAACCTTGATCACCCAGATTTCAATAGAGGAAGCCTTGGTACAGGAAGTAATAGACTATTCTAATGCAGATGTTCCGCATCTCTTAAACCAAGAGCAGTGCTCCACTCAGGAGCAGTCAGAGCCCAGGTGATCTTTGACATCCTGAGATGTGGGGGACCTCTAAAGAGTGTCTTGAAGACAGCTCGTTCACAGTATGAACAAGAAAGACGTCAATGGAAAACCAGGGAAATTAGAAGACTCCAGCATGGCCGTGGAAGTCCAGAAGCAGGGATCAAATATTAGTGGGCACCACTGCCACAGAGGGCCACCATGTGCTGTTTCTTTCTGGCCTTTTTTATGTCCTGCCTTTGCAATAAGTAAACGGCTTCTATTGTTCTTCTGGGCATCTGAGTTTTCCGTCCAGTGTAAGGAAGAAGTCATCTTGTAAAGGGTTTAAGAGCTGTCTTATGAGATAATGATGCTCGTGTCAGAGGTACAAAGGGAAACAAAGGAATCTGTTTGTTTATTGGTCCCCCATAGTCAACACTCAGCAGCAAAGCCATGAGAAGAAGGAACTCAGAAACTGAGGTAGAGCTCTCAGTATTAGTGTTGGGATTTTTAATGTTGACAAAAACCTTGGTTGTTTAGCCTGGAAAATATGAGCCCCTTTTCTTCCTGACATAACAAAGCTAGGTTTTGTGTAGATGTTTTGAAGTTGGGAAGAACAAGACCCAGTATCTGATTAGTCACCGAGCGGTGTTGGAGCTACACTCAGAGTGGAGGTCGGGACACTCCATTGCAGGCTGGAGGAGGAGAGCAAGATGGCAGGTGCTCTTTTTATAGGGTTAGGGCAAGAGCGCGCACAGGTGCACGCAGAAAGGATTCTgaagggtggggggaggtggagcTGTGACTGCAGGCTCCCCTCAGTTAGTGCAGCAGTAGCCATTCTTCTCATTGACAGTAGCCTCCATTGTAAGAATTTGGAGGGAAGAGTTCTTTTTCACAGggaataaaaaccaaaatttttTATGTAAGCACCTAGAAACTTAGAGCAGGGAGAacagagatattttatattaaaccctaatactgcttttaaaaattgaaattttaattgaaCATGTATGATATCACCACACAAGAACAAGGGCTATTTTAAGAGTATTGTTGCATGAATTGGATAGCATGCCAACTTCATTCTCCCATTTGACCAATAAGAGATAACTCACCTTCATTGATGAAAGTTACTGCTGGAATCTTGAAAGGACTTTTTGTGGGAGCTGTTGCTAGATCCGGTGGTGGCATTAAGTCTCTgggatatccagggtccctctgTATCTCATTGCCCCCCAGCAGACCAGGTGTGTACTGGTGGCTGTTAGGAATGTGTCGTGGCACAACTTGAACAAGAGGGGGAGACACGTGGGTGTCTTGTCGGGAAAATATCCTCAAGCACTGTTCTTCCAACAACGTGATCATCACAGACTGGTTATTGACAAGATCAGTCAAGGAAGCATACTTCACCTCCAGCTCCCTGTACCTTGTTGCCATCCTCAGCATTTCTGTGGTGATGTTGAGGATTCTGTTTTCCAGCTGGGAGAGCTCCAGTGAATTGTCTCTTTTGCGGATGATCTCGTGTAACAGTTGCATGTAGAGCTGAGTGACTCGAGAGTTCATGTTCCGGctttccttcctcagcagctTCACCTCGTTTACGATGTTCCCATCGACATCCACCACCAGCTGCAGGACGTCTATCTCTCGTTTCTGCCTAGAAAGCACATCCTTCAGGTTCTCCAGGTCCATCCTCGTGATCATGTCTTTAATAGTACCTGCATCTTGACCTTTGGTATTGACACAGATTGGCCCTGTTATTTTTTGTTCAGGTACCAAGAATGTATATGAACatttctttgcttcctctttACCATCTGTGGCACGGGGATATCTCCTTTGggttatcttttttattttgaactgCCCTCCTTTGCAATGATCAATGCCCAGTAGAAAGAGTAGCACACCAAGGGTCCAGACAAAAGCCTTC from Arvicola amphibius chromosome 12, mArvAmp1.2, whole genome shotgun sequence encodes the following:
- the Angptl1 gene encoding angiopoietin-related protein 1, with the protein product MKAFVWTLGVLLFLLGIDHCKGGQFKIKKITQRRYPRATDGKEEAKKCSYTFLVPEQKITGPICVNTKGQDAGTIKDMITRMDLENLKDVLSRQKREIDVLQLVVDVDGNIVNEVKLLRKESRNMNSRVTQLYMQLLHEIIRKRDNSLELSQLENRILNITTEMLRMATRYRELEVKYASLTDLVNNQSVMITLLEEQCLRIFSRQDTHVSPPLVQVVPRHIPNSHQYTPGLLGGNEIQRDPGYPRDLMPPPDLATAPTKSPFKIPAVTFINEGPFKDCQQAKEAGHSASGIYMIKPENSNGLMQLWCDHSLHPGGWTVIQKRTDGSVNFFRNWENYKKGFGNIDGEYWLGLDNIYKLSNQDNYKLLIELEDWSDKKVYAEYSSFRLEPESESYRLRLGTYQGNAGDSMMWHNGKQFTTLDRDKDMYTGNCAHFHKGGWWYNACAHSNLNGVWYRGGHYRSKHQDGIFWAEYRGGSYSLKAVQMMIKPID